The following proteins come from a genomic window of Lolium rigidum isolate FL_2022 chromosome 5, APGP_CSIRO_Lrig_0.1, whole genome shotgun sequence:
- the LOC124656425 gene encoding uncharacterized protein LOC124656425 — protein sequence MASLLSPNTVGATTARPSTSVRRGRVTAMATKGPKPSSGTKRSSGTVTVFPVSVGRPAGPPRPGTTKGSAPVKLLTNVQKLRLLTKAEKAGLLSAAERAGLSLSAVERLGLLSKAEELGVLSAATDPGTPGALQGLALLLLAAGPAVVFLVPEQYPWEVALQAVAALVCVAGGSAAFAASNFVSRLQGSSG from the exons ATGGCGTCACTCCTGTCGCCGAACACCGTCGGCGCGACCACGGCGAGGCCGAGCACCAGCGTCAGGAGAGGCCGTGTCACCGCCATGGCCACCAAGGGCCCGAAGCCCAGCTCCGGCACAAAAAGGTCATCG GGCACGGTGACGGTGTTCCCGGTGTCGGTGGGGAGGCCCGCGGGCCCGCCGCGGCCGGGCACGACGAAGGGGTCGGCGCCGGTGAAGCTGCTGACCAACGTGCAGAAGCTGCGGCTGCTGACCAAGGCGGAGAAGGCGGGCCTGCTGTCGGCGGCGGAGCGCGCGGGGCTGTCGCTCTCGGCGGTGGAGCGGCTCGGGCTGCTCTCCAAGGCGGAGGAGCTCGGGGTGCTGTCGGCCGCCACCGACCCCGGCACCCCCGGCGCGCTGCAGGGGCTCGCGCTCCTGCTGCTCGCCGCCGGCCccgccgtcgtcttcctcgtccCCGAGCAGTACCCATGGGAGGTCGCGCTCCAGGCCGTCGCCGCGCTCGTCTGCGTCGCCGGGGGGTCCGCTGCGTTCGCGGCATCCAATTTCGTGTCCAGGCTGCAGGGCTCCTCCGGCTGA
- the LOC124657915 gene encoding mitochondrial import receptor subunit TOM5 homolog — protein sequence MAAALDKIKAFWDSQYHNEENWALNYKVLKAAGLFAGSIFLMRTQGDNMVI from the exons atggcggcggcgctggacaAGATCAAGGCGTTCTGGGACTCGCAGTACCACAACGAGGAGAACTGGGCGCTCAACTAT AAGGTGCTAAAGGCTGCTGGTTTGTTTGCTGGATCCATCTTCCTGATGCGCACCCAGGGTGACAATATGGTCATCTAA
- the LOC124658201 gene encoding cysteine-rich receptor-like protein kinase 4, with protein MAIILLLLLSSLTPFQAAAQFAVFCDNVKAVAATLPNKTSSSPVHFATAIVGQAPDVVYALALCRGDILDDSTCANCIANKFEIISNATPPGVQCYGAGFYYADCTIVYNATDILGEIDDGVLRLERWNVKNVTGDVPLIAGLIHDLLLGTVEKASAAPRRFATGVVDSGTNFPKVYSLAQCTPDLSAGDCLACLRRLLGMVNSTMALRMGGQMSFIRCNFRYDASQFYQGQPMLILGPPSPLPPIPSEHKRRMSKLWAIPIVLVPLAAVTFLCVFLYSRRLKKQRKGKVLRLQGSRRFEDSAREEQLVWQGKNSDFSVFDFEQLLEATNNFSEENKLGQGGFGAVYKGKLPDGLDIAVKRLASHSGQGFTEFKNEVQLIAKLQHSNLVRLMGCCSQEEEKILVYEYLPNKSLDFFIFDEKTRALLDWSNIIAIIEGISHGLLYLHKHSRLRVIHRDLKPSNILLDNEMNPKISDFGLAKIFTSNNNEGNITRRVVGTYGYMAPEYASEGIFSIKSDVFSFGVIMFEILSGIRNSGSKQCGDFINLLGYAWQLWEEGRWADIVDATLLPKINLVKMMRYINIALLCVQENAEDRPTMTDVKSMLSSDTMILAEPMQPAYFNVRVGNEEPSTTTESCSINDMTISVVVGR; from the exons ATGGCGATCATTCTGCTGCTCCTACTGAGCAGCCTCACGCCCTTCCAGGCGGCCGCCCAGTTCGCCGTATTCTGCGACAACGTCAAGGCCGTGGCCGCCACCCTCCCCAACAAAACCTCCTCATCCCCGGTACACTTCGCCACCGCCATCGTCGGCCAGGCTCCCGACGTTGTCTACGCGCTCGCCCTCTGCCGCGGTGACATCCTCGATGACTCCACCTGTGCCAACTGCATCGCCAACAAGTTCGAAATCATCTCCAACGCTACGCCACCTGGCGTGCAGTGCTACGGGGCCGGCTTCTACTACGCCGACTGCACCATCGTCTACAACGCCACCGACATCCTTGGCGAAATCGACGACGGTGTTCTGCGCTTGGAAAGATGGAACGTCAAGAACGTCACCGGCGACGTGCCCCTCATCGCTGGCCTCATCCACGACCTGCTGCTGGGGACCGTGGAGAAGGCCAGTGCAGCACCGAGGCGGTTCGCCACGGGGGTCGTGGACAGCGGCACCAACTTTCCGAAGGTGTACTCCCTGGCGCAGTGCACGCCGGACCTATCCGCCGGCGACTGTCTGGCGTGCCTCCGTCGCCTCCTCGGCATGGTCAACTCCACCATGGCCCTTCGCATGGGTGGGCAGATGAGTTTTATACGGTGTAATTTCAGATACGATGCGTCGCAGTTCTACCAAGGCCAACCCATGCTAATTCTCGGGCCGCCGTCGCCACTACCTCCGATTCCGAGTGAACACAAGA GGCGTATGAGCAAGCTGTGGGCAATTCCCATAGTTCTAGTTCCTCTAGCTGCAGTAACATTTCTGTGCGTCTTCTTATACTCTCGTCGGCTCAAGAAGCAAAGAAAAG GCAAAGTGCTGAGACTACAAGGATCAAGGCGTTTTGAGGATTCGGCACGAGAGGAACAACTAGTTTGGCAAGGAAAAAATTCAGACTTCTCCGTGTTTGACTTTGAACAGCTACTAGAGGCGACAAATAATTTTTCAGAAGAAAACAAACTTGGACAAGGTGGATTTGGTGCTGTCTACAAG GGCAAGCTTCCTGATGGATTGGATATAGCAGTGAAGAGACTTGCTTCACATTCAGGACAAGGTTTCACAGAGTTCAAAAATGAAGTCCAACTCATAGCCAAACTCCAGCATAGTAATTTGGTTAGGCTCATGGGATGTTGCTCTCAGGAAGAGGAGAAAATATTGGTTTATGAATACTTGCCAAACAAAAGCTTGGATTTCTTCATCTTTG ATGAAAAGACAAGAGCTTTACTAGATTGGTCcaatatcatagcaataattgaaGGAATATCGCATGGACTTCTTTACCTACATAAGCACTCCCGTCTGCGTGTCATACATCGAGATCTTAAACCAAGCAATATTCTCTTGGACAACGAAATGAATCCAAAGATTTCAGACTTTGGGCTAGCAAAAATATTCACCTCAAATAACAATGAAGGAAACATCACAAGAAGAGTGGTTGGTACATA TGGCTATATGGCGCCTGAGTATGCTTCAGAGGGCATCTTCTCTATTAAATCCGATGTCTTCAGCTTTGGTGTTATTATGTTCGAGATACTTAGCGGGATACGGAATTCGGGAAGCAAACAATGTGGAGATTTCATCAACCTTCTTGGATAT GCGTGGCAATTGTGGGAAGAAGGAAGGTGGGCTGATATCGTTGATGCAACATTGCTTCCCAAAATTAACTTGGTGAAGATGATGAGGTACATTAACATAGCCTTGTTGTGTGTACAAGAGAATGCAGAAGATCGACCAACCATGACAGATGTTAAATCAATGCTGAGTAGTGACACTATGATCCTTGCTGAGCCCATGCAACCGGCGTACTTCAATGTTAGGGTAGGAAATGAAGAGCCGTCCACCACTACTGAGTCATGTAGTATTAATGATATGACCATATCTGTTGTAGTTGGGAGATAG